In the genome of Urocitellus parryii isolate mUroPar1 chromosome 7, mUroPar1.hap1, whole genome shotgun sequence, the window tctcaaatacatataaaaagtatatattttttcaaagcacTTATTCAATGCATTATTAAAGTTCTTTGTGACCATTTCAATTAAATGAGCGTCTCAGACGGAACTGCGCGCTCCTTGAGGAACATCCCTAGCAGGCGTTCAGTAAATAAGGGGCAATATTTAGATATAGGGGACCCTAGAGCACTTTGGAGGCGTTCTGCTTGCCCTGCGTCCTTGGGGCAGACGGGGATCTGGTGGCCAGGACCCAGCTCGTTCAGTCAGGGCCCCCAGAGTTGGAGCTGGTGTCCTCTCCAAGGCGGGCTTTCCGCTAGGCTACTTAACAAGCTGCAGCACAAGCAACCCTGGGGAGGCCTCTACTAACCCACAGGGCCGCGCCCTAGGCTGGCTGCCGAACTTGAGGCCGCCTGCTGGGAAGCTACTCCGAAAGCACAGGCGGGGAGACTATGGCCAATCGGACCCACCGGGGCATTCTCATTCCTCCAATCAACATCACGATCCCCCTGGGCAGCTCGGGAATTTAACGCTGCAGTTGGGAAAAGGATTATTGGACAGACAGAAGGTACTGGGTTAAAATAAGAAGGAGGAGCATCGGGACGCAAAGGACCTAGCAGCCAATgggaggtgctgaggatgggGTGGGTCAAGAAGATCCAACAACATTCAGGAGGTAGAGCTTTAAGTTGAGATAGCTAATAGCAGTGAAAGGATTGTAGATGAACATGTCCTGAATCCAATCAGAATGGACTTGCGGGTGGGTGGGGTCGGGAAACGCAGCACGCCATCCCCCAATCGAAAAAGGAACGAATGAGGAAGGATTGGAAGCGTTCTGCCAATCAGAACTCGCCAGCAGCGGACAGGCGGGCGTATTGGCCAATTGGAAACAAGGACTGAGGAAGGCCAGGGCAAAGAaaaggaggcaggaggctggagccAGGTTTTAGGTAGCCAATCATCATCCGCTAAGGACAGCGGGCGGGCCGGCAGCCCTTTTAGGGACTCTGAGGGTCTCAAAAGGGGCCTGTGAGGGGTCTTGCGGGGTTCAGGAGGCGGCATCGTCCAAATAAGGAAGACTGCAGTCCCGAGAACCGAGCGAAGAAAGGCAGTTGTGAATTTGGGATCCTCACCTCGGGCCTTGCGCCGAGTCTCCTGGTCACCGAGGCTGGGTGGCTTCTCCATGGAGCTCAGGATGGAGCCCAGTAGGTCCGCCATCTTGGGAGTGACTGAGAGGGGGCGGTGCGTCTTAAAGGGAAGGGCGAAATGCCTTTAAGGCCGGAAACACGTCGGAGGCGAAAAAAGTACGCGCCCGCTCCGCTGAGGCACTGATCCGAGGCTTGCCGCACGCGTGGCACCTCCCCCTCCGTTGGCGAGGCCCCTTCCCGGATCCCCGCAGATAGAGGCCAGAGACTGGCTGGTGCAGCGATGTTTAATGGCAATTTGTATAAACCAAGCCCATGCACAAGTAGAAAGTGCTCGTGGAGTCGGCGGGAGGCCCCTGCCGCACAGACCTCCCCGCGCCTTAAATAGATTTTTCACTATACTCTGTATGTTACAGTATGTACAAGCCCCCTCCCCtcgggggcgggggcgggactCCGCAATGCGTTCCTATGTACATCCCCTCCCCTTTGGCCCGGAGGTGGGTGGCCAGAGTCGGGGTGACTGGGTAAGACAGGGCCAGGAAGGGAGAAAACAGACGCAAACATGCGGAGTCGGGATGGGGCTTCGACTAGCCCCGAAACACTAGGGCGCGCGCAGCGAAGGCAAAGGTGGGGACCCAGGCTTATACATTCAGAGACGCGTCgaacaaataaataaggcaaGTCAGGAAGAGGGGAGTTGGGTGCAGGCAGGGAGAGAGCTGTGGAAAAGGGGCAGGCAGGGCTCCGCAAGTCACAGCTGATGATGCAGGTATGTGGGGCGAGGTTTTTCTGGAGTCAGGGAccaaaagaggagggaggaagggcgaGGTGTAGGAATTCGggctgggaagaggaggggagaggccCACGAAAGGTTCGAACAAAGATGAAAGGGAAAGCTGCCGACAGGGGATTCCCCCTGCCCCAGAAAGCCCTCTCCAAGTTAAGACTGCCAGAAGCGTCCCCAGGGTGGTGAGGCGGCTGTGGAGAGGTCAGGTGGCCAGTCCTGGCTGGGGAAGCCCTTCCAGCTCCTGGTTCTGCTTCAGTTCCCTCATCCTGCAGAGAGATGAGGAAGGAGTCAGAGGAGCCTGGTGAGTCAGAGGAGGTGGAAGGGTACAATCCAGTGAGGGAAAGAATCAATACCTGTGTCGGCAACGCCGGAGGAATCTCATAATTTTACGGGCTGCCTGGTCCTGCTTCTTTGTGAGAAAGGAGCTTCTGGTAGAATTAAGAGGAGGAGAGTTCATGGAATACCCAAGCATCCCATATCCTCTGCCCCTTAGGAACCCCAGCAGGGAAGGGCAGATGAGGAATAGGAGTGAGCATAGACAAAGCTGGTAGCAGAGGGTTTCAGGGCCAGGGCCATACTTGTTACGCGCTGGCATGGGGCCTGAGGGCCGGCGACGGTAGGAGCGGTAGTGCTGCTGGATGAGTACAGCAGCTCTGCGGCTCTGCTGAAATCGCTTCTGTTCATAGTAGCTTCGGAACTTGCTCTGGATCAGGATGGCTGCCTGGGTCATCTTCTTATAGAGTGCAAACTacaagggtggggaggagggatgggctGAAATGAAAAGTCAAAGACCTAAATCCCTAAAGGTCACCCCAAAGTTAGGTTGATGCAGGTCTCTCTCTAACCCCACATCACAAAAAAAGACTGAATCACAAACAACTCTCACCCAGATCTCATGCCTAATACCTTAAGAGCAATCCAAGTCAGCTtgtggagagagaaggggagttAGGGCCCTGGCAGCATTCTGGGTGCTCTGGGCTGGAATGGGTGTGGGCTGGTAGTGTGCTTTCAAGAAAAAGGTCTCACCTGCTTGTACTTCCTATAACAGCGCTGGATCACAGCTGCTGCTACCTCCTGCTGCTCCTTCAGCCGCCGGCCCTGAGGGGAGAGGGTCTTAATATCTCCCTACCTGCTTAACAGACACTGGGCCTATTCTCCACTCTTCCAGGGTCCTCTGACTCTTCATCCTATCTGAGGGCTGTCTGGATCACTGCTCTTTCTCCAAAAGCCTTCGGAGCCCAGTCTCAATATTGCGTAATTTATCCCGAGACCCCTGACCTTGTACTTTCGGAATGCCGTCTGGATGACTCGGGCTGCCTCATACAGTTCCCGCTGCTCATGATCTGATAGTGTCAGCAGGGCAAAATCACTTTCCATCTTGCCACTGGTAGATGCAGAGAGAAACTCTGCCCAGGAAGGTGCTGGAGGGATAGCCAGGCGGCCTCGCTCAAAGGACAGTTCACTGTGGGAGATAAGAAGGAATGTCAAGGAGCATCTGAAATCCCTGTTGTCCCACTGAGAGGTGGCTGTGAAGGAAGATCCCCAGCAACGGGAGAGAGTGGCTTCCAAGCACATCATTCAATTCAGTTTCCTTTCCAAATGGCCTAGGGCCTCAACCAGAATGGAGCTTTGGCTGTAGGGAAGCTGtgcttttttcccttcctcccatcTTTCTTTGAAGAAGAATCTGGAGATTTTGTCCTAGCTGATCACCTGGGAGGGGCTGAGCTGGGGAAGTGGTCCACATTCTCCAGGTAGCTGGCCAGCCaggacatggtctcactgagccCCACGGCCCCTGTCCGCTCCCTGCCAGCCTCGGGTAGCCCCACAAAGTCCTCTCGTTTAATCCGTTCTGGTGTGGCTTCAATGATCTGCTTGGCTAGTGAGATCATGTCCACCTAAATAAAGGGAGAAGCTGCATGAGCCATGAGAGGCCCCAACTTCCAGATGTCCTTACCCTGTCAAAGCTGTCACCTCAGTCTGCTCCTTGTCTGGTTCCTTCTCAACATCAGATACTGAGTCCTCAGGGAATGCTCTCCTGCTCTTTTCTTCATTAGCCACCGTTCTAGATTCATTAATTCTTGCTAGCTTCCCCTTGAGGGTTCAGCTTTttgtgctgagatgtggagaacATAGAATAAGAGGACATACTCCAAAAGGGGATTCAGGAGTTGAGCAAATGCTATCCTTCTAACTGTCCCACCTGGACCTGCCTAATGCCAGCCAACAGCATATCCTCCCCATGGGTTTGGCTATGCTTGCACCCCAATCCTTTCAGCTCTCTGAGAACCACTCAGTTTTTGCTGACCACATGACACTTTAGTGAATGGCTCCAGCCTGGCCTTTGCTCCAGCCCTAAAGCCTGTAGCACTTCCTGTTGACCAGATTCCATGTAGCCCACACTGTGGAGTTCTCAAGTTTTTTTGTACTTAGAGACTGCTACCTAATTATTCAGCCTCTCTAAAGCAAGTATGTCCACAGATTCTAGTAGAGGAATATGTGGTTACATttgaagattcatttttttttcttattcattccaCCAGACTGTCTTAGCTTTTACCATGTGCAAGTCTTCTTCCCATTTTAGACCACACTGTCAAGTACCTACATCTTGTCTGTTTATACAGTTCCCCAGCTGCCTACCATCTCTGTGGTACTTCAAGAATCCTGTCCTTTTATGATCAACAGGTAACTCTACAACACAGCTGTAAGATATTCCTCAGATTTCTTAACCTCTGCTGACTATTGACTGCTGAGTTACAGGATCTGAAAGGAGTGGAGCAAAGGGGTTACTTTGCCTGTCCCAAAATGAGAATAAATGGCCTTTCTTCCCAAACTGAAGTCAGACACTGATTCTACTTCATGAAATTGTCTTGCTTTACTCCATCTCTGCACCCCACTCCACTTTTAACCCTCCTAATTCCATCAGCATAAACAGTACCGGGATCACATCCACAGCAGGTGAGCTGTCGGTGTCCTCTGGAGCAGCCCCATCATCTGGGGCTGgtgggaggacaggaggggagggtggggacccTTTGGAGTTGGTAGCTTCAAAGTCCATGAGGAGTAGGGGTGCCTCTGGGGCATCAGAGGAGAGTTGGCTTGGGACCATCTCCTCCATAGTAATCTCAGAGGCTGACATAGGAGCAGGGGGAGGACTGCCATCCGGGGCACTAGAGTAGGCGGATGTGATGGAGAAAGTGCCATCTGATAGCTCCGAGGGTGAGGAGACGCTGCTCAGACCTGTGAGGTGAGGGAAGAGGGCGAGGGCAGCAGGAGCTACAGGCCATCCCTCAAGTctcctaccctccctcccctggctgtTCTTGCTCCTGTTATCTCCCCATCCCTGCCTCTTTCTCTCCCAGTTTATCTTCTGCCCTTTGGCTTTTCCCTGGCCTATCCTAACCATACCCCTCACTCAAAAAGATCAGGGGCAGCCCTCACCAGTGTCTGAGCTGGAGGAAGGCGGTGACAGGGCAAGTGAGGGTTCAATTGAAGCTTCCTGTCTCTGCAGTTCCTCAAGGCAGCGGGCAAGGCGTACGTGACCCCGGGAGTGAGCCACAGTCAGGGGTAGACGGCCCAGAGAATCAGGAATGCTCAGTGCCTGACGGTTCCAACGGAAAAGAAGCACAGCAGCTTCCAGGTGTCCCAGGGCACAAGCCCACATCtgaggagagggaggtggaggtgAGGCCTGGGTTCTTCCCCAGGAGGTTAGGTCCTCACACTCTGGCCTGCCCCTTTCTCTGCATTGCTCAAATAATTTTCCCTCTGAAGCACCATTCCATTGCATATTGCTCTGAAGGCTCGCAGGAGCCGGCATCCTTACCAGAGGGGTGCAAGAGAAATGATCCACGTTGAGCGGGTCAACCTCTTGTTCTAAGTCCAAGCTTCCAGTCTCCACACTCCTGGAGAGTTTGAGAGAAGGACAGCAGAGCCCAGtcagagaaaagggggaaaagtcCAGAACATCAGAAATAAAGGGACAGGAAAGTGAGCTCTAGAAGCACTAAGGCCAGTGAGATGAGGCAGAAAGAGACTAGTAAATTTAAGGAAGCCAAAGGTTCATAAGTCAAACGTTATCAAAAGTATCCCAAATGCCAGTCCTCTTCCAGCCCTGTTCTTTCCCATAGAGACCCCTGCTTCTCCTTTGCAGGGGTGTTCCAGATCCTCATCCCCTGGCACCTTCTGACCCAATGACTGtccagccccctccctgctgccctgctcACCGCCACTGGCTCAGGGTCTCAATGAGGCGCGCATAGCCCTGAGCAGCAGCCAGGTGCAGAAGACTCATGCCCCGGAAGGGGCTTCCATGGGTCAGACGTTCAGGACCTCTCCAGGTAGAGCGTGGGATCATGTTTTCTACCAAGATGACCACCCGTGCCTCAAATCCAGGCCCTTGGCCTTCATCCTGTAGTACACATAcccatatgcaaatatttttgcatctgGTCTCCTGGCTTATTCCCCTAGCTTCTAACCCTGCTCCTTCCCCACACTTCCTATTCTAGGTAGCCATCACCCAGATCTGTGATATGTGATAGCCCATGGTTCTTTCCAGTTTGAATTCCTATGTGGCCTCAGTATCCTCCATTTCCACAGCCCATTTGCTCTAACAACTCTGGAAGCCAGGCTTTACACACTCTTGCCCATATTGTACCTTTACAGCAGCTCAGATTTGTGCCATCCCCACATGGCTTCTCTCCTTAGGAGCCAGAGTCTTCTCAGCCTTTCCCTAGCCCTCTTCCTTTAGAGATTTGGGACCCTCAGAGCTCTGAGCCCCAATTCTTctgaccccctcccccacctgctcCTTTACCTCCACCCTTCTTCAGACCAGAAATAGTCTGAAGCCTGTCATGCCAAGAGGGTGCCCAGAATAGCCACTCTTGCcatgggatgggggtgggagtAGGGTGAtgtcagagagagggaggaagactgGCTGAGGAAGCTGGGGACAGGCAAGTGAGGACAGGCATCTGCTACAGCCATTTTCTTTAGTGgaccctcctccctttccccactGTAGACCCACCATCTGGGGATGgtgggaggacaggaggggagggtggggacccTCCTGTCCTCATGGAAGTACCTGAATTGGAAGAGCCTCAGGACCCTGACAAGGTGCTTGCCCGGCTGCTGCAATCTCTGCCATACGCTTCTCCATCTGCTCCAACCGCTCCAGGATGGACATCCGGAACTGGTTGTCTGTGGGAATGGGATGGGAGGCTAACTGGGTAGGGTCTAGGTGTTGCCCAGAATACCATATTTGGACCTGCTCCTAAGTTTAGGGGTGAAGATATAGAACCCTGTTCTTTCCCTCCAAACAATAACCCCTTTACTCAGTCTTCTAAATAAAGCCCACCAGGACTCAGTCCTTAAACTAGGGCTCTTAATCCCACCCATGGACTAGAACCAGATTCCAAGATTTGAATTAAGGTTGGTTCCTTTTAGACAATGGTGATAGGAATTCCCCAGCAGCCATCCAACCCCCAACTGTCCTAAATCACACATGGCATGCCCTCTACTAGCCTTTTCCTAAGCAGAATATTCCCCCAGTTCTTGCCCCAGACACTACCTTTGTCTCCCATGCTGGAGCTGAAAGACTCGAGGATCCCAACTCTCTGTTAACCACTCCCCAAAAGAACTCAGGGACTGTGATTTGAAAAGCACCAccctctcctcccagcccccCACAGCTGTCCACAAAGAGGTGGGGAGTGGAGTGACAGAGAGGGATAGCCATGTCcatttctcctccccctccaacccctacacatatgcacacacataaacacatacacaatCTAAGCTTTATCTGAACCCCTCCCGAGATCAAATAAAGACTGAGAAAGGATCTGAATCAAGGGAAAGCAGGCACAGAAACAAGGTGAAGGCTGGGCATGTTCTAAGATGCTGGCATAGAAGAGAATGAATATACAGAGGTGACGGTAAGAGGAAAGTAGAGAATGATGAACAAAAACCCAAGTAGGATAGAGAAAAGAGCAGGAAAGCTAAACAAGGTGAAAGTAAAGAGAGAAAGGACAAAAGAGCAGGGGAAGCATTAGCCAAGCAATAAGGAAGGAAGACAGAGGCAAGGTCAGATGCTGGTTTCAGAAGAAATGGCTAGATCCCAAGGTAGGCAAACTTGAGTCACATACAGGCAACTCAGTACATACAAACTTGGGTTTTGTGACAAGACTGGCTCCAAGAGAGACAAGGCTCAGGATATgacttagtggtacagcacttgcctagcatactcaAGGCCCTGAGtataatccccagcactataccCTCCctcggggggaaaaaaaaaaaaaaggctgaggaccAAAGCCTCAGAAGTAGTGATGGCAGCAAGAACTGAAAGAAATCAACAGGTAACAACAGAAACAATAGGAAGAGACAAAAAAAGCAAACCTCTCGGGAGCAGCCAGGGCAGTCAGAAAGTTCTCAAAACATCCAAAGAACgaaacaataaaagtaaaaatggttCCAGACTTCATTACACCTACATACACTATATAGGAGTACATTTGTGCTTCTGTGTGTTTATATAAGAAACCACATCACAATATTAGTAGTGGATATCACTAagcagtaatattttttttccactttatgcTTTTCTGTAATTTCCTATAATGAATGTGTATCTTTAAAATCagagaggaaaaatagaaatttaagtCTATATATACTCATGTACAATGCCTATATATTGCTCTagaccctgtccccagccccttgtccttccttccatctttagGGATGGCAAGTACTGGGTAAGAAATGGGATAAAGAAGATTCTGTGACTTATAGGGAAGAGGAGGTGAGGGCACTTTGCTGCCACATTCAGAAATGATTGAAGAAACATGGCCCCCTCAGGGGTCTAGAACATGTCACGCTCAAAGGTTGTGGGAACTGACACTTGGGGTCAGAGGATTTAGTACTCACCATCCAGTGACAACCAGTCAAGCTGTGTACTAGGCAGAGACAGGAATCTGCGGGCTCGATATTCAAAGAGCACAGAAGCAGAAAGGGGGCCCTCCCGTCCTGCCACCTGCAAAGATACCAGCCCCACCTCGTGGGCTGGGGAGTACAGGGTCAGCGAAAAGGCCTCCTTCCCTGGCTCCTCAGACCATGTTGGAGCCACTGCCATCATCCCATATCTATCTCCCCCACTCCCCCACTATGAGCCAAGAGGCCTCTGGCTTCAATGAGTAGCCTTGTCACTGAGAGGGGAGAACTTAATACCTACTATGGACCAGAGAACTGTGGGATTCTAGGCCCTGGAGTTAAGGACATTTGTTACTCAGCAACAAAGTCTGGAAGCTGAGAGTCAAAGAGATCTatagggctggaggtatagctcaatggtagagcacttacctagaatgtacaaggccctgggttccatccccagaaaacacacacacaaaaagacatcTATACTTGTGAACAACCTGATGAGGGTTAAACCCCTTAGTCCCCAAAACCAGAGCCCAGAAGTTATGAGTCTGTTACTGAGATAGGTGAAGCTGGCTATTTAGCAACAGTGTTCAATGAGAGCTGTGTCCCAGGATCTCAACCTATGGCCCTAAGGATGAAGCCACCAGGTCTTATTCCCAAGACCAGGGGCAGAGACTTTTTCTTCAAGTTCCTACCTTCACTGGTCTCATCTCCTTTCCTTCTATGCATAGTTGAGTGGGGCTGTTAATTGGGAGGagaggtggtgggggggggagtgctgcggagtgatattggccaaattatattgttatagtatgtgcatgtatgaatatataacaacatatCCCAACattatgtatagctataatgTATCAGTAAaaaatatggggggaaaaaagattgGGTAAGAGTACCTTCACAGATAATAAAGCTTGATCAACCTGCCACCCTGGTGGTCCTTGGGGTCCCACAAGAAGACCAACTGTTAAATGTAGGGTCAGGGCAAGAGTGGTGGCAAAAGGGCAGAGAAGTCAGTCTAGACCCATGCTATCTAGTAGAACTTTATGcagtgaagaaaaatattcagtatCTGCTCTATCCCATAAGTTAGCACCAACTATGTATGGCTGTTGAACACCTGAAATATGGTCAGTGCAACTGGGGAAATGAAGTTAaatctgattttaattaaatgGACACATGAGGCTAATGACTACCATACTAGACAATGAAGGTCTAGAAACCAATGTCCTTTACTCCTAGGACTGGTCGGAGGAGACCACTATCTCTCCTTTCTTATTCTCCCTGGATTAAGGTTGGAGACCGTGATTCCAACAAATTCAGAAAGGCTGGACAGACATTAGTGATCCCTTTGGTCAAATGCCTGACCTTACAAGAGGGGAGGCCAAGAATCCAATAAAGGAGTAGAATTATCTAAGGTCACTGGTTAGCTGAAGAGTAAATTTCTTGGACCGGACCTAGATTTTCCAATACCCAAGCCATGCTCTTTACTTGCTGGGGGAGCTTGGTGCCCAGCCTCAGGACTGGATAGGTCTTTGTCTTCTCAAAACAATCTAGTTGTTTCCAGTACTTCTTAGAAGCCTGGAAGTCCTAATCTGTCCTAACTATCCATATGTCTGTTCCCTACTATTCCCAGTCCCCATACCAGGACAGTAGCAGCGTAAGACACCAGGCTGGACAAGTGAGGCTGGCACTGCGATGTGATCAAAGACACAGGAGTAATGCTCGGCGGCCTCCGTCCAAGGACCTGTGATGAGCACCTTGACCCCACCCTGCAGACAGAAGGCAGACAGCCATGTGACTGAAGTTGGGTGTTcacttattcattaatttatttaaatcctTAGGGAATATATACTATCTGGAAGGGCCTATGCTTGCTAGAGACTGACAGGACATAGTGGAGCAAGATCAACCAGTCTGTCCCTCATCTCACCTTTACTGCTAAGTGGTTACATGGTCTCTACCAGAATTTTCTGAATCTGCCAGAATCAGGGGAACTCAGGGCCTGCGCAAGGCTACCAGATAACTATTATCATGAAGAAGTTCTGTTCTTAGGCTAATTCATCCCATCGTAGTTCCTCCTTTCCCTCACAGAAACAGCATAAAGCAGAACTGCTGAAGATGATCTTTCAGCTGCCCAGTCTGCAGTCAAATCTCCACTTATATTTTCTCCTCTGTGATGAACAGCTCCAGTTTCCTCCCCCTGACTGTAGTCACCAAGGGAATGAAGGTCCCTGGGGGATTCTCAAAACCATGTTAACATacggaagggaaggaagggggacaCAGTGGATGAGAACTATAGAAATAGAAGAGAAGCTACACTCTGTAAACATGGAGGtcagaaagaaaaccaagaagcCATAAAGGCatctggggtgtagctcagtggtaaagcttgcttagcattcatgaggccctgattttaatccccagcaacataTGGGGGGAAAAAGAAGCCATGAAAGCCAAGGGAAGCTAGATTATAGAttgtagggtaagggttaatACAATTTGTTCAGGGAAATTGGAAAACAAATGGAGAAGGGAAAATAAGCCTGAGACTCACCTCTGGATATGACCATTCTGGGGAGAAGTCTGTGATGGTGCTAAGAACAGGAGAGAGCTGTGGAGTTGGGGCAGGGATGCTTGGAGCTTCATCGCTGATGAGTTCTCCCATAAGGTCTGGGAATGATGAAAGACTGAAGGGCTCCAATTCACTGGCCCCACCAGGTCCTCCAAATAAGGCCTCCCCTCTTGCTACCCTGCCGGATGGCTCTGAGGGGGCAGGTGAGGATGGGGATGAAGGAGGGGGTGAAGGTACAGGTGGGGCAGCCCCCTGGCTCTTGAGCTCCTCTCCACTATCATCATCTTGGATGAAGAAGCAGTTTCCTCTTCTCCCACTTGTTCCAGACTGTGGAGGGGGTGCCCGAGCAGCTGCCTGGGGCTCCAGGGCAGCAGCAGGCTCTAGGGCAGGACAAGGGGTACGGGCAGCCTCTGCTTCAGGGAAGTCTGGGTTCACCCCCTGTCCCCCTCCATATGTCTGGCCCCTTTGAGGGCTGTTGAGAAAACGATCAGGGTcaaaggcagggctgggaggagctgGTAGGGCAGCGGGCTCAGAGCCTACAACCACAGCCAAGCTCACAGACGGCCTACGCTCagtctggtgagccaagtgcctGGTGGCTGTCAAGCCCCCTGCACGCTGTTCCAGTCCTGTCAGGAGGAGGATGGCAGTACCTCCTCTTGATGAACTCCCTCTAGAGGTGGGAGGGCTAGGTCTGATTTCTAGGGGTTCTGCAAAGCctgatgaggaagaggaggaggaagaagaagatgggGAGGCATGTGCCTTGGGGAGCTCTGAGGGAAGTGGGGCTATCAGTGGAGGAGGCTCAGGGGGTTGGGACTGGGGGATAGAGGTCAGGGTTAAAGGTCGGGGCTCCACTTTGGGAGAGATGATGCGATGTTTCGTACTGCTGCATTTGTGGGTAAGGCTCCCAGAACCTGGAAGGgagaggggtggggaagagagaaggaataaGATCCTTCTGCAGTCTTCCCTTTCTGGAAGCCCTTAGAACATAtttcttgggggctggggctgtagcccagtggcagagcacttgcctagcatatgtgaggcactggttttgttccttagcaccacataaaaataaacaaataaaacaaaggcattctgtccatatataactttttttaaaaaagtatttcttgGGACATCCTTGTACACTAGATGTGCAATACTGATTTCAGCCACTAGGAGGCATCAGAAACGAacacccctcccccctcctttcccttcaaaaTAAAACCAACCAGAGGAACACTGCAGGGGAAGACACAGGGCTTGGAGAAATAGCCCAGAGCAGATGATAAAGGCATAGAAAAGGACAAAAGAACATAACTAAGAAGGGTCAATTAGGAACAAAGGTAAGGTCAGGTGTAACTGATAGTATTGGGTGAGGTTGAGGTAACAAGCTGACAGGACTATAAACTACAAGGACTAGGGCTAGTGTTGCCCAGATGGGAAGGCATCTGCTCATCTGCCCCATCTTTCTGAAGATGCACAAGACTTGCAAATCAGCATGCAAATCTGATCAAGACAAATATACAGTAGTGGAGCTAGGTGGAGAACTTCAGGGTCAGGGTAGCTTACCAAGGCCCCCACTGCAGAGACAGGCATGGGTTCGGGGTGCAGGCTTGGTTGGGTGTGT includes:
- the Camta2 gene encoding calmodulin-binding transcription activator 2 isoform X4, producing MAAAAVTRGTPGDSPSPRPLRPGVTLPPGALTMNTKDTTEIAENSHHLKIFLPKKLLECLPRCPLLPPERLRWNTNEEIASYLITFEKHDEWLSCAPKTRPQNGSIILYNRKKVKYRKDGYLWKKRKDGKTTREDHMKLKVQGMENPDIVLVHYLNVPALEDCGKGCSPIFCSISSDRREWLKWSREELLGQLKPMFHGIKWSCGNGTEEFSVEQLVQQILDTHPTKPAPRTHACLCSGGLGSGSLTHKCSSTKHRIISPKVEPRPLTLTSIPQSQPPEPPPLIAPLPSELPKAHASPSSSSSSSSSSGFAEPLEIRPSPPTSRGSSSRGGTAILLLTGLEQRAGGLTATRHLAHQTERRPSVSLAVVVGSEPAALPAPPSPAFDPDRFLNSPQRGQTYGGGQGVNPDFPEAEAARTPCPALEPAAALEPQAAARAPPPQSGTSGRRGNCFFIQDDDSGEELKSQGAAPPVPSPPPSSPSSPAPSEPSGRVARGEALFGGPGGASELEPFSLSSFPDLMGELISDEAPSIPAPTPQLSPVLSTITDFSPEWSYPEGGVKVLITGPWTEAAEHYSCVFDHIAVPASLVQPGVLRCYCPAHEVGLVSLQVAGREGPLSASVLFEYRARRFLSLPSTQLDWLSLDDNQFRMSILERLEQMEKRMAEIAAAGQAPCQGPEALPIQDEGQGPGFEARVVILVENMIPRSTWRGPERLTHGSPFRGMSLLHLAAAQGYARLIETLSQWRSVETGSLDLEQEVDPLNVDHFSCTPLMWACALGHLEAAVLLFRWNRQALSIPDSLGRLPLTVAHSRGHVRLARCLEELQRQEASIEPSLALSPPSSSSDTGLSSVSSPSELSDGTFSITSAYSSAPDGSPPPAPMSASEITMEEMVPSQLSSDAPEAPLLLMDFEATNSKGSPPSPPVLPPAPDDGAAPEDTDSSPAVDVIPVDMISLAKQIIEATPERIKREDFVGLPEAGRERTGAVGLSETMSWLASYLENVDHFPSSAPPSELSFERGRLAIPPAPSWAEFLSASTSGKMESDFALLTLSDHEQRELYEAARVIQTAFRKYKGRRLKEQQEVAAAVIQRCYRKYKQFALYKKMTQAAILIQSKFRSYYEQKRFQQSRRAAVLIQQHYRSYRRRPSGPMPARNKSSFLTKKQDQAARKIMRFLRRCRHRMRELKQNQELEGLPQPGLAT
- the Camta2 gene encoding calmodulin-binding transcription activator 2 isoform X5 yields the protein MNTKDTTEIAENSHHLKIFLPKKLLECLPRCPLLPPERLRWNTNEEIASYLITFEKHDEWLSCAPKTRPQNGSIILYNRKKVKYRKDGYLWKKRKDGKTTREDHMKLKVQGMEPVSWQCLYGCYVHSSIVPTFHRRCYWLLQNPDIVLVHYLNVPALEDCGKGCSPIFCSISSDRREWLKWSREELLGQLKPMFHGIKWSCGNGTEEFSVEQLVQQILDTHPTKPAPRTHACLCSGGLGSGSLTHKCSSTKHRIISPKVEPRPLTLTSIPQSQPPEPPPLIAPLPSELPKAHASPSSSSSSSSSSGFAEPLEIRPSPPTSRGSSSRGGTAILLLTGLEQRAGGLTATRHLAHQTERRPSVSLAVVVGSEPAALPAPPSPAFDPDRFLNSPQRGQTYGGGQGVNPDFPEAEAARTPCPALEPAAALEPQAAARAPPPQSGTSGRRGNCFFIQDDDSGEELKSQGAAPPVPSPPPSSPSSPAPSEPSGRVARGEALFGGPGGASELEPFSLSSFPDLMGELISDEAPSIPAPTPQLSPVLSTITDFSPEWSYPEGGVKVLITGPWTEAAEHYSCVFDHIAVPASLVQPGVLRCYCPAHEVGLVSLQVAGREGPLSASVLFEYRARRFLSLPSTQLDWLSLDDNQFRMSILERLEQMEKRMAEIAAAGQAPCQGPEALPIQDEGQGPGFEARVVILVENMIPRSTWRGPERLTHGSPFRGMSLLHLAAAQGYARLIETLSQWRSVETGSLDLEQEVDPLNVDHFSCTPLMWACALGHLEAAVLLFRWNRQALSIPDSLGRLPLTVAHSRGHVRLARCLEELQRQEASIEPSLALSPPSSSSDTGLSSVSSPSELSDGTFSITSAYSSAPDGSPPPAPMSASEITMEEMVPSQLSSDAPEAPLLLMDFEATNSKGSPPSPPVLPPAPDDGAAPEDTDSSPAVDVIPVDMISLAKQIIEATPERIKREDFVGLPEAGRERTGAVGLSETMSWLASYLENVDHFPSSAPPSELSFERGRLAIPPAPSWAEFLSASTSGKMESDFALLTLSDHEQRELYEAARVIQTAFRKYKGRRLKEQQEVAAAVIQRCYRKYKQFALYKKMTQAAILIQSKFRSYYEQKRFQQSRRAAVLIQQHYRSYRRRPSGPMPARNKSSFLTKKQDQAARKIMRFLRRCRHRMRELKQNQELEGLPQPGLAT